A stretch of Bacteroidales bacterium DNA encodes these proteins:
- the pyrB gene encoding aspartate carbamoyltransferase gives MKNKSLVSIDDYSKEEQLRILDLAEGFEDKPVQNILEGYVVATLFFEPSTRTRLSFESAASRLGAQVIGFSEAGSSSVSKGESLNDTIRTVSNYADIIVMRHPREGSARFASEVSPVPIINAGDGANQHPTQTLLDMYSIRKTQGKLENLQIAFVGDLKYGRTVHSLTFAMCNFNATFHLVSPEELKLPSYVKRRIKENQLDYFQYTDINDVIPQVDILYMTRIQKERFSDPIEYEKVRNAYILRNEMLQGAKQNMRVLHPLPRVNEIEMEVDNNSMAYYFRQAQNGVFVRQALLASILGVV, from the coding sequence ATGAAAAATAAAAGCCTGGTTTCTATTGATGATTATTCCAAAGAAGAACAACTCCGTATTCTTGACCTGGCTGAAGGATTTGAGGACAAGCCCGTTCAGAATATCCTGGAAGGATATGTTGTGGCAACATTATTTTTTGAGCCTTCAACCCGGACCCGTTTAAGCTTTGAAAGTGCTGCTTCCAGGTTGGGAGCTCAGGTCATAGGGTTCTCTGAAGCCGGCTCCTCCAGCGTTTCTAAAGGCGAGTCTTTGAATGATACGATTCGTACAGTCAGTAATTATGCTGATATAATCGTGATGCGCCATCCCAGGGAAGGAAGTGCGCGTTTTGCCAGCGAAGTCAGTCCGGTACCTATTATAAATGCCGGTGATGGTGCTAACCAGCATCCTACCCAAACGCTTCTCGACATGTATTCCATCAGGAAAACACAAGGAAAACTGGAAAACCTGCAGATCGCATTTGTTGGCGACCTGAAATATGGGAGGACTGTTCACTCTTTGACATTTGCAATGTGTAATTTTAATGCAACATTTCACCTTGTTTCGCCGGAGGAGCTTAAATTACCAAGCTATGTTAAAAGAAGGATCAAAGAAAACCAGCTTGATTACTTTCAATATACAGATATTAATGATGTGATCCCCCAGGTGGATATATTGTATATGACCCGTATTCAGAAAGAAAGATTTTCAGATCCGATTGAATATGAAAAAGTAAGGAATGCATATATTCTCAGGAATGAAATGCTTCAGGGGGCGAAGCAAAATATGCGGGTTCTCCATCCTCTTCCCAGGGTCAATGAAATTGAAATGGAGGTAGATAACAACTCAATGGCATATTATTTCCGGCAAGCCCAGAATGGCGTCTTTGTCAGGCAGGCTTTGCTTGCGTCGATACTTGGAGTAGTTTAA
- a CDS encoding cyclic 2,3-diphosphoglycerate synthase, with protein sequence MKKNVIIIGAAGRDFHNFNTYFRGNESYNVVAFTAAQIPDIDGRKYPAQLAGNLYPEGIPIFAEENLPRLIKELKADICVFSYSDVTYQKVMAVSAIVNAAGANFMMLGPKDTMVKSTKPVIAVGAVRTGCGKSQTSRRVIEILMAKGLKVVAIRHPMPYGNLVEQKVQRFATIGDLAKHKCTVEEMEEYEPHVVRGNVIYAGVDYEAILRAAEQDPDGCDVILWDGGNNDFPFYKPDLNFTVVDPHRPGHELTYYPGEVTLRLADVVVINKMDTADAKGIQTVRESIAKVNPKAIVVDAASPIKVDNPELIKGKRVLVIEDGPTLTHGEMKIGAGTVAAQKYGAAELVDPRPYTVGKLTKTFQIYPNIGTLLPAMGYGAQQLKDLEETINKTDCDSVIIGTPIDLNRIIKINKPNTRVYYDLQEIGDPNLNDILDEFVIKHGLK encoded by the coding sequence ATGAAGAAAAATGTGATCATTATAGGAGCTGCAGGAAGAGATTTTCACAACTTCAACACTTATTTTCGCGGCAATGAATCTTACAATGTGGTAGCATTTACTGCTGCTCAGATCCCTGACATCGATGGCAGGAAGTACCCGGCACAATTAGCCGGAAACCTCTACCCGGAAGGAATCCCCATTTTCGCCGAAGAAAACCTTCCCCGGCTGATAAAGGAATTGAAAGCTGACATTTGTGTGTTTTCTTACAGCGATGTCACTTATCAGAAAGTTATGGCTGTCAGCGCGATCGTGAACGCTGCCGGTGCTAATTTCATGATGCTGGGACCTAAAGATACCATGGTCAAATCGACCAAACCGGTTATCGCTGTTGGTGCTGTCAGGACTGGCTGTGGTAAAAGCCAAACCTCCCGCCGCGTTATTGAAATCCTTATGGCTAAGGGATTGAAAGTAGTTGCCATCAGGCATCCCATGCCTTATGGAAATCTCGTCGAACAAAAGGTCCAGCGCTTCGCTACCATCGGTGACCTCGCCAAGCACAAATGTACTGTCGAGGAAATGGAAGAATATGAGCCCCACGTAGTTAGAGGCAATGTGATTTATGCCGGGGTCGATTATGAGGCTATCCTCAGGGCAGCTGAACAAGACCCTGATGGATGCGACGTGATCTTATGGGATGGCGGAAACAATGATTTTCCTTTTTACAAACCTGACCTGAACTTTACCGTCGTTGATCCCCATCGTCCCGGGCATGAACTCACTTATTATCCCGGTGAAGTCACCCTCCGCCTGGCTGATGTTGTAGTTATAAATAAGATGGATACAGCTGATGCAAAAGGCATCCAAACGGTTAGGGAGAGTATTGCCAAAGTGAACCCAAAAGCTATTGTGGTCGATGCCGCTTCACCGATTAAAGTCGATAATCCTGAATTGATAAAGGGAAAAAGGGTCCTGGTGATTGAAGATGGCCCAACCCTTACCCATGGTGAAATGAAAATAGGAGCCGGTACTGTTGCCGCACAAAAATATGGCGCTGCCGAACTGGTAGACCCCAGGCCATATACGGTTGGAAAACTGACAAAGACTTTCCAGATCTATCCTAATATCGGCACGCTGCTGCCGGCAATGGGATATGGTGCACAGCAACTCAAAGACCTGGAAGAAACAATCAACAAAACTGATTGTGATTCGGTGATCATTGGCACCCCCATCGACCTTAACCGCATCATCAAAATTAATAAACCCAATACCCGGGTTTACTACGATCTGCAGGAAATCGGTGATCCAAACCTGAACGATATCCTGGATGAATTCGTAATTAAACATGGATTGAAATGA
- the argS gene encoding arginine--tRNA ligase — translation MIETILAEKTTEAISLLFGHQIDPLSVTVQKTRPEFEGDLTIVVFPLTRYSGKSPEETGKDIGNWLQQKISLVTSFNVVKGFLNLVISDDFWLDFFSANLLNPTYGFTPEDKGPPVVIEYSSPNTNKPLHLGHIRNNLLGWSIAEILKANGRKVIKVNLVNDRGIHICKTMLAYRKWTDGVLPEKKGQKGDIFVGNLYVKFEQANKKEIDNLIAKGLTEDEAYRQSNLTQQALDLLQRWEGGEQEVRELWKTMNNWVYEGFDQTYKRLGVDFDKIYYESETYLLGKDLVREGLERGVFFKKDDGSVWVDLNDYKLDEKLLLRPDGTSVYITQDLGTAQLRVDEYKPGQLLYVVGNEQIYHFDVLKIVLKLLGRDWSDKILHVSYGMVELPKGKMKSREGTTVDADELMEEMYETAKKTTSELGKLDNPDDLEWIELFEMVGMGALKYFILRVDPKKNMLFNPEESIDFNGHTGPFIQYTHARIRSLLGKAESKGFRKPGLTADLPGPMLPKEKQILILLYEFQAAVSEAGQSLSPAIVANYCYELAREYNQFYQEIPVLREPDGGKLRFRLALSEFTGDVIKRGMGLLGIQVPEKM, via the coding sequence ATGATAGAAACGATACTTGCAGAAAAAACGACAGAAGCCATCAGCCTGTTATTCGGACATCAAATAGACCCTTTATCGGTTACCGTGCAGAAAACCCGCCCTGAATTTGAAGGAGACCTTACTATAGTTGTTTTCCCTTTGACCCGTTATTCCGGTAAATCACCTGAAGAAACCGGAAAGGATATAGGAAACTGGCTTCAACAGAAAATTAGCCTGGTCACTTCTTTCAATGTGGTCAAAGGTTTCCTGAATTTAGTGATAAGTGATGATTTCTGGCTGGATTTCTTCTCAGCAAACTTGCTTAATCCAACATATGGTTTCACTCCTGAAGATAAAGGCCCTCCCGTGGTTATAGAGTATTCATCTCCGAATACAAATAAACCATTACACCTTGGGCACATCCGGAACAATCTCCTGGGCTGGTCGATTGCAGAAATATTAAAAGCCAATGGCAGGAAAGTCATCAAAGTGAACCTGGTCAACGACCGGGGTATTCATATTTGTAAAACGATGCTTGCATATCGCAAATGGACTGATGGCGTATTGCCGGAAAAAAAAGGACAGAAAGGCGATATATTCGTAGGAAATCTTTATGTAAAGTTTGAACAAGCCAATAAAAAGGAAATAGATAATCTAATTGCCAAAGGTCTTACTGAAGATGAAGCTTACCGGCAATCTAACCTGACGCAGCAAGCTCTGGACCTTCTGCAACGATGGGAGGGCGGTGAACAGGAGGTCAGGGAGCTCTGGAAGACCATGAATAACTGGGTTTACGAAGGATTTGACCAGACATACAAACGACTTGGAGTTGATTTTGATAAAATCTATTATGAATCGGAGACTTATCTTTTAGGGAAGGATTTGGTCAGAGAAGGACTGGAAAGAGGCGTTTTTTTCAAAAAAGATGATGGCTCTGTCTGGGTCGATCTGAATGATTACAAGCTGGATGAAAAGCTCCTGTTACGTCCTGACGGAACCTCGGTTTATATCACCCAGGATCTTGGGACTGCTCAATTGAGGGTTGACGAATATAAACCGGGACAGTTACTTTATGTTGTTGGTAATGAACAGATCTATCATTTCGATGTTCTCAAGATTGTGCTTAAGCTATTGGGAAGGGATTGGTCTGATAAGATTCTGCATGTTTCCTATGGGATGGTGGAACTTCCAAAAGGGAAGATGAAATCCCGTGAAGGCACTACTGTGGATGCTGACGAACTGATGGAAGAAATGTATGAAACGGCAAAGAAAACCACATCTGAACTGGGTAAACTCGACAATCCCGATGACCTGGAATGGATTGAACTATTCGAGATGGTGGGAATGGGTGCGCTGAAATATTTTATCCTGAGAGTTGATCCAAAAAAGAATATGTTGTTCAACCCGGAGGAATCTATCGACTTCAACGGACATACCGGGCCTTTCATCCAATATACCCATGCAAGGATCAGGTCTTTGCTTGGCAAAGCGGAAAGCAAGGGATTTCGAAAGCCCGGCCTGACGGCTGATTTGCCAGGCCCAATGCTTCCAAAAGAAAAACAGATTTTAATACTGTTGTATGAATTTCAAGCTGCAGTTTCGGAAGCGGGACAAAGCCTCAGCCCAGCGATCGTTGCCAATTATTGCTATGAACTGGCCAGGGAATATAACCAGTTTTACCAGGAAATCCCTGTGCTTCGCGAACCTGATGGGGGGAAACTCCGATTCAGACTTGCCCTTTCGGAATTTACCGGAGATGTGATAAAAAGAGGAATGGGGTTGCTTGGGATACAGGTTCCGGAGAAGATGTGA
- a CDS encoding DUF4340 domain-containing protein: MFKKFSSGILIIILAILMIIYLIVRYAGSDERTFRDKVLSFDAATITEILINDPKSKEGVVDLRISEDKWIVNNGGQDYTADSNVVKNILKLLSDLPTKRYAGKGKEAWIKYEVTDSAASLVTLKASEKTVAEIYIGKFAYNMPKEQQQQVQSRQQRGDMTTYVRLADEKDVYAVDGFLKMSFSGNVNSYRIRNLVSVNPADINRITFDEPGSRKVLENLDGKWLLNGAPIDSTKVVRFRSTLARLTANKFVDKGVLPSNPSHSLKIEGNNFIPVQIQAYPVADTNVAYIITSSANPESFFNGKDGGLFKKIWEPEIQSSVVSH, translated from the coding sequence ATGTTTAAAAAATTCAGTTCCGGGATCCTGATAATCATCCTGGCCATCTTAATGATCATCTATTTGATTGTCAGATATGCAGGATCAGATGAGAGGACTTTCAGGGATAAGGTATTGTCGTTTGATGCGGCTACCATCACGGAAATCCTGATCAATGACCCTAAAAGCAAGGAAGGTGTTGTCGACCTTAGAATATCTGAAGATAAATGGATCGTAAACAATGGCGGTCAGGATTATACGGCTGACTCCAATGTTGTTAAAAATATTCTAAAGCTATTAAGCGATCTGCCAACCAAGCGATATGCCGGGAAAGGAAAGGAAGCCTGGATTAAATATGAAGTAACCGATAGTGCGGCATCACTGGTTACCCTTAAGGCTTCAGAAAAAACGGTGGCAGAGATTTATATCGGCAAATTCGCCTATAATATGCCAAAGGAACAGCAGCAACAGGTGCAATCCCGTCAGCAGCGCGGTGATATGACCACTTATGTTCGTTTGGCTGATGAAAAAGATGTCTACGCGGTGGATGGATTTTTAAAGATGAGTTTCAGCGGCAATGTCAATTCGTATCGGATCCGTAACCTCGTAAGTGTAAACCCGGCCGATATTAACCGTATTACTTTTGATGAACCTGGTAGCCGGAAAGTTCTCGAAAACCTGGATGGAAAGTGGCTTTTAAATGGGGCTCCAATCGACTCAACCAAGGTGGTCAGGTTCCGTTCCACTTTAGCCCGGCTTACTGCGAACAAATTTGTGGATAAGGGAGTACTTCCTTCTAATCCAAGTCACTCGCTGAAGATCGAAGGCAATAATTTCATACCTGTTCAGATCCAGGCTTACCCGGTTGCAGATACAAATGTGGCTTATATCATCACCTCATCTGCCAATCCCGAATCGTTTTTCAACGGTAAAGATGGCGGTTTGTTCAAGAAGATCTGGGAACCAGAGATACAGTCGTCAGTCGTCAGTCATTAG
- a CDS encoding TerB family tellurite resistance protein, with translation MKYFITIALILVILYLIGNMDFGTGGKQTKKQKIKKADMVKMRYAKWIGGGLGWAFGGPIGGILGFIFGTMVDGMQSGKFEYKPTQSGDFSISLLVLSAAVMRADGKVMKSELDYVKNFFIRQFGVETANNRIQMLQEILKQDFDLPEVCQQIGQYMEYPSRLQLLHYLFGLSSADGQYNPKEVEMIGLISGYLGIEKQDYESIRAMFVRDINSAYKVLEISPEATEDEVKAAYRKMAVKYHPDKVAHIGEDVQHAAKEKFQQLNGAYEEIKKQRGMK, from the coding sequence ATGAAATATTTCATCACTATCGCCCTGATCCTGGTAATTTTATACCTGATCGGGAACATGGATTTCGGGACGGGCGGAAAGCAAACCAAAAAACAAAAGATCAAAAAAGCAGATATGGTAAAAATGCGTTATGCCAAGTGGATCGGGGGCGGGCTCGGTTGGGCCTTCGGCGGACCGATAGGGGGTATACTCGGATTTATTTTCGGCACTATGGTCGACGGAATGCAATCTGGGAAGTTTGAATACAAACCAACCCAATCGGGCGATTTCAGCATTAGCTTGCTGGTGCTTTCCGCCGCTGTCATGCGCGCCGACGGTAAAGTGATGAAATCGGAACTGGATTATGTCAAAAACTTTTTCATCCGGCAATTTGGAGTAGAAACCGCGAACAACCGGATCCAGATGCTCCAGGAGATACTGAAGCAGGATTTCGACCTGCCTGAGGTATGCCAGCAGATCGGGCAATACATGGAATATCCGTCCCGCCTGCAGTTACTGCATTATCTCTTTGGACTTTCTTCAGCCGACGGGCAATATAACCCGAAAGAGGTTGAAATGATCGGACTTATCTCGGGTTATCTCGGTATCGAAAAGCAAGATTACGAGTCAATCCGGGCCATGTTTGTCAGGGATATTAATAGCGCATACAAAGTCCTTGAAATTTCACCGGAAGCCACGGAAGACGAAGTGAAAGCAGCTTACCGCAAAATGGCTGTAAAGTACCATCCCGATAAAGTCGCTCACATAGGCGAAGATGTCCAGCATGCAGCCAAGGAAAAATTCCAGCAGCTAAATGGGGCGTACGAGGAAATTAAGAAGCAGAGAGGGATGAAATAA
- a CDS encoding saccharopine dehydrogenase NADP-binding domain-containing protein, with translation MKKVLILGAGMVVKPIVRYLLDKNIIVTVATRTKSKADEMIAGHPNGRSVAWTVEQEAELDKMIAEHDLTVSLLPYLHHVMVAKKCIRLKKNMVTTSYVKPEMQALDAEAKQAGIIILNELGLDPGIDHMSAMRIIDHIHGKGGKVEEFYSFCGALVAPEVEENPFHYKFTWAPKGVVMAGNNDGKFLKNGEEKYIPTENLFRNPLKVNFPKIGLLDVYPNRDSLPYKELYGIPEAKTIMRGTFRYEGWCEIIDALKVIKLITYDKINLEGLTYAGFMAKQIGEASAASIRDKVATKLGLKPGARPLIAMEWLGLFSNEPLNRKEDSPFEIVSDLMIAKMMIQPEERDMVVMQHTFLAGYPDGKKEVIKSRMLDFGTLKTDTSIARTVALPAACGVDMILHGKIQAKGVHIPVIPAIYNPILNQLETMHIKMVEEYGLPVSERIN, from the coding sequence ATGAAAAAAGTCCTGATCCTTGGAGCCGGCATGGTGGTGAAACCCATCGTGCGTTATTTACTGGATAAAAATATTATCGTCACGGTTGCTACCCGTACTAAGTCGAAAGCTGATGAAATGATCGCTGGTCATCCCAATGGCCGTTCTGTTGCCTGGACAGTCGAACAGGAAGCCGAACTTGATAAGATGATCGCTGAGCACGACCTGACGGTCAGCTTGCTGCCTTATCTTCATCACGTGATGGTGGCTAAAAAGTGCATCCGCCTTAAGAAAAATATGGTTACTACGTCTTATGTGAAGCCTGAGATGCAGGCACTGGATGCGGAAGCTAAACAAGCCGGAATCATCATCCTGAATGAACTGGGCCTTGATCCGGGTATCGATCACATGTCGGCCATGCGCATCATCGATCATATCCATGGCAAAGGTGGTAAGGTGGAAGAGTTCTATTCCTTCTGCGGAGCACTGGTAGCGCCCGAAGTAGAAGAAAACCCATTCCACTATAAATTCACCTGGGCGCCAAAAGGCGTGGTGATGGCCGGAAATAACGATGGTAAGTTCCTGAAGAACGGGGAAGAAAAATACATTCCGACTGAGAATTTATTCAGGAATCCCCTGAAAGTGAACTTCCCGAAAATTGGTTTACTTGATGTTTATCCCAACAGGGATTCCCTTCCTTACAAGGAGCTGTATGGAATTCCCGAAGCAAAGACCATTATGCGCGGCACATTCCGTTACGAAGGCTGGTGCGAGATCATTGATGCGCTTAAAGTGATCAAGCTGATAACTTACGATAAGATAAACCTTGAAGGACTGACCTACGCCGGTTTCATGGCAAAACAGATAGGGGAGGCCTCTGCGGCAAGCATCCGGGACAAAGTTGCAACCAAACTGGGACTTAAACCTGGCGCACGTCCGCTCATAGCCATGGAATGGCTCGGATTGTTCAGCAATGAGCCTTTAAACAGGAAGGAAGACAGCCCGTTTGAGATCGTTTCCGACCTGATGATCGCTAAAATGATGATCCAGCCGGAAGAACGCGACATGGTGGTGATGCAGCACACATTCCTGGCCGGTTATCCTGATGGGAAAAAAGAGGTGATCAAATCGCGCATGCTCGATTTCGGTACCCTGAAAACCGATACTTCCATCGCCAGAACCGTAGCTTTGCCGGCTGCCTGCGGGGTCGATATGATCCTTCACGGAAAGATCCAGGCCAAGGGCGTCCATATCCCGGTAATCCCCGCCATTTACAACCCGATCCTCAACCAACTTGAAACCATGCATATTAAGATGGTGGAAGAATATGGGCTTCCGGTGAGTGAGAGGATAAATTAG
- a CDS encoding exosortase/archaeosortase family protein: MKKKNSNRPIPSQKKVHQKPMPTATPDKKQKPQKPQKPLFNKELLIKLLPLIKAFALWFLLVLIVHIPGIKEEFRNFFVGFTTNSTIAMGKLFFIPIRKLGFSTITLDGFSMEIIVECTAYNFYLFAIALAVFANWNLKHKLINLLIFFFVIFLTNILRFFAMGYVGRYYPQIFDTTHDYVWNILFGFMIFGVWAWRDKLNNPDFQPKDPQT; the protein is encoded by the coding sequence TTGAAAAAGAAAAATAGCAATAGACCGATTCCCAGCCAGAAGAAGGTTCATCAAAAACCGATGCCCACTGCTACGCCGGATAAGAAACAAAAGCCGCAAAAGCCTCAAAAACCCCTGTTCAATAAAGAGTTGCTGATTAAATTATTGCCTTTGATCAAGGCTTTTGCCTTATGGTTCCTTCTGGTACTCATAGTGCATATACCTGGTATAAAAGAAGAATTTCGTAATTTTTTCGTTGGTTTCACAACGAATTCAACTATTGCTATGGGAAAATTGTTTTTCATTCCCATTCGGAAACTGGGCTTTTCTACCATCACACTCGATGGTTTTTCCATGGAAATAATCGTTGAATGTACCGCATATAATTTCTACCTGTTTGCCATTGCTTTAGCTGTTTTTGCCAATTGGAATCTCAAGCATAAACTCATTAACCTGCTCATATTCTTCTTTGTTATTTTCCTGACAAACATTCTCCGTTTCTTTGCCATGGGCTATGTCGGACGGTATTATCCCCAAATTTTTGACACGACCCATGATTACGTCTGGAATATCCTGTTTGGATTTATGATATTTGGTGTCTGGGCCTGGCGCGACAAATTGAACAATCCTGATTTTCAACCCAAAGATCCGCAGACATGA
- the pyrI gene encoding aspartate carbamoyltransferase regulatory subunit: MDEKKTRKELQVSAIENGTVIDHIPAKSVFQVVKILGLENCREQILFGTNLESKKYGRKGIIKVANLFFKSDEINKIALVAPSATLIVIRDYQVVEKKKVEIPDQINRFVRCFNPNCITNHEKIPTKFNVIDKEDLRLECIYCEKATDKNNLEFI; this comes from the coding sequence ATGGATGAGAAAAAGACGCGGAAGGAATTGCAGGTATCTGCCATTGAAAACGGGACGGTAATCGATCACATCCCGGCAAAGAGTGTCTTTCAGGTTGTTAAAATATTAGGACTGGAAAATTGCAGGGAACAGATTCTTTTCGGAACAAACCTGGAGAGCAAAAAATACGGCCGTAAAGGTATTATAAAAGTGGCCAACCTTTTTTTCAAAAGTGATGAGATAAATAAGATCGCTTTGGTAGCCCCATCGGCAACGCTGATCGTCATCCGTGATTACCAGGTTGTCGAAAAGAAAAAGGTTGAAATTCCTGATCAGATCAACAGGTTTGTCCGTTGTTTTAATCCAAATTGTATCACCAACCACGAAAAGATACCCACTAAATTCAATGTTATCGACAAAGAAGACCTTCGACTTGAGTGTATCTACTGCGAAAAGGCTACAGATAAGAATAACCTTGAATTCATTTGA
- a CDS encoding putative porin has product MAKLMSYLLLLLLLPFSLFADKLDSLLQIHDTSTIIYYYNRTDNLAVGNFNKVGSNRVTGFQRYNPLDQSGRFYASFSNVGQAHKNLVFRPKLSDGFFTGMESFDVYTFTNENTRYYRHLIPITYLVYDNGSQKEQLFRVIHSHTIKRTVTLGVDFFLINSPGTYINQKSDDKSVVFTGQYFTKNLRFGAIANYHHNKFIVRENGGIVNDTIFEEKLETDSRLFDVNLPTAQNLIKESGVLANAYFYLSGKPELKDSTITKPPTFHAGRISYTFNYTRQIQVYSDTDPLATFYQPFDPVIDSSETFDSLQVQSFDNHFSWSNLRMGDKPEQKYLLIIFSIANKHSFISDSISKRSFNNWIPEAAIIIRPYRSMAIHLSGKYTLGDFNNGGFELKGMANQSFKLKNNKTGDINLSFITASQQAGYFFTNFQSNYFRWDTSFSSQIIQQAALSLNFLGIEGKVEYHLISDYVYLDQSAHPAQYKGSINIVKASLSDEFRWKVWGIDALLVYQYNSNKELIRVPDFLARVSFFPTLPLFKNACILQPGIDLFYNTAYYASAYMPASRMFYLQDEKKIGNYVYMDVFINLMVKRFRFFIKYQHLNFLFSESRYYMVPHYPMQDGIIKFGLSWSFYD; this is encoded by the coding sequence ATGGCCAAACTGATGTCATACCTGCTCCTTCTTCTCCTCCTCCCCTTTTCCCTCTTTGCCGATAAACTCGACTCGCTGCTCCAGATCCATGATACCAGTACCATTATCTATTACTATAACCGGACCGACAATCTTGCAGTCGGAAATTTCAATAAGGTCGGAAGTAACCGCGTGACAGGCTTCCAGCGATATAACCCCCTCGATCAGTCAGGCCGCTTTTATGCCAGTTTTTCTAATGTCGGCCAGGCCCATAAAAACCTCGTCTTCCGGCCAAAATTGTCTGATGGGTTTTTTACCGGGATGGAGTCCTTTGATGTTTATACGTTTACCAATGAAAACACCCGGTATTACAGGCATCTGATCCCCATTACCTATCTTGTTTATGATAATGGTTCTCAAAAAGAACAACTTTTTCGCGTTATCCATAGCCATACTATCAAAAGAACAGTTACCCTGGGAGTCGATTTTTTCCTGATCAATTCACCCGGGACCTATATTAACCAAAAATCAGATGATAAAAGCGTTGTTTTTACCGGGCAATATTTCACTAAAAACCTGCGGTTCGGCGCTATTGCCAATTATCATCATAATAAATTCATCGTTCGTGAAAATGGCGGTATCGTCAATGATACGATCTTCGAAGAAAAGCTTGAAACCGACAGCCGGCTGTTTGATGTCAACCTTCCTACTGCCCAAAATCTGATCAAAGAGTCAGGCGTGCTGGCAAATGCCTATTTCTATCTATCCGGAAAACCGGAACTGAAAGATTCAACCATCACAAAACCTCCTACTTTTCATGCCGGACGGATTTCATACACATTTAATTATACCAGGCAAATCCAGGTATATAGCGATACTGATCCCCTGGCGACTTTCTACCAACCGTTTGATCCTGTTATTGATTCATCAGAAACCTTTGATTCATTACAGGTACAGTCATTTGACAACCACTTTTCCTGGTCAAACCTGCGGATGGGCGACAAACCCGAACAGAAGTACCTGCTGATTATCTTTTCCATCGCTAACAAACATTCATTTATTTCGGATTCCATATCTAAACGCAGCTTTAACAACTGGATCCCGGAAGCAGCAATAATAATAAGGCCATATCGCTCCATGGCAATCCATTTATCAGGAAAATATACCCTGGGCGACTTTAATAACGGTGGTTTTGAACTCAAAGGAATGGCCAACCAGAGCTTTAAGTTAAAAAATAATAAGACAGGCGATATAAACCTGAGCTTCATTACAGCCAGTCAGCAAGCTGGTTATTTCTTCACAAATTTCCAGTCAAATTACTTTCGCTGGGATACTTCATTTTCCTCCCAGATAATCCAACAGGCAGCATTATCATTAAATTTCCTGGGGATCGAGGGAAAGGTTGAATACCATCTGATCAGCGACTATGTTTACCTCGACCAGTCAGCGCATCCCGCACAGTATAAGGGAAGTATTAATATCGTAAAGGCTTCGCTGTCAGATGAATTCCGTTGGAAAGTCTGGGGCATTGACGCCCTGCTTGTTTACCAGTATAATTCCAACAAAGAACTTATAAGAGTACCGGATTTCCTGGCCAGGGTGTCGTTCTTCCCTACCCTGCCTTTATTTAAGAATGCCTGCATACTGCAACCTGGCATCGATCTATTCTATAATACGGCTTATTATGCAAGTGCCTATATGCCAGCTTCCCGGATGTTTTATCTTCAGGATGAAAAAAAGATCGGGAACTATGTTTACATGGATGTCTTTATAAACCTGATGGTCAAGCGGTTCCGGTTTTTCATCAAATACCAGCACTTGAATTTCTTATTCAGCGAGAGCCGCTATTATATGGTTCCTCATTACCCCATGCAGGACGGGATCATAAAGTTCGGGTTGTCATGGAGTTTTTATGATTGA